In the Cytophagia bacterium CHB2 genome, CCGAGATAAAAACGCTTCACGATTTCACCGGTTTGATAGTTCACTTCGAAAACCGTTCCGGATTCATCATTGTGGCAAAGCAGCCGCCCGTCCTCGGTGAATGTCAAACCGGATATTTCTCGCAACGCTTTGGGAAGTTTGACGGTTTGTGGAGACTTGGAGGCAAAGTCATAGGACGAAATTTCGGGAAGTTTCTCGCTGGTGAGTATCGGAGTCTCAGAGATCGCCGGTGGTTGGGCTTCATTGTCGCGGCAGGCAAAGTTGGTTACCAGACAAACAAAAAGCACAAAGAGTGTCATCTCATTTTCGCTTTCTTTTTGAGTTGAAAGAATTTCAAGCCGGGGCCATTGACAAGAATGTCGCGGTTCAGATCAGCGCGCGGACGATAAGCGCGGACGATTGGAACAACAATGCAAGAACATAAAATTATGCCGGAGAATTGCAACAGCAAAAACACGGCAATGGCAGGCACGGCAGGAAATGCAAACAGGGGAAATCGGGAGGCATCAAAGCGCGCTTTACACTCTCCCACGCGTCATCACAAAAATAAAATGGGAGAGTGTCAGGCGTTGGGCATATTCAAATTTTCTTCACCAATACAATTTGGGCTTGATCGGCTTTGACGATATCGCTAAGAAATTTGCGATAGGCGTCATACTCTTCCGGCGGCAACAAGCGCCGGCGAATCTCCAAGCGGCGCACGTATTCCAATTTGCCGCTTTGCAGAGTAGCGCTGGCGTGATAGCTGCCAAAAGCAGTTTCCAATTTCACCGAATCTGGCACAGCTTCCAACACAAAGCCGGCCGGAAGTTCATAGTGAATCGAGTCGGTGTTGAGATACGCGTACGCAAAATCGACCGGCTGCGTGCGCTGTGCTACAGGCGGCGGCACATATTTGCGGCGCGACATTAAATTCGGCCGCAAAAAAAGGCGGGCGCCGGAACGCGCGGCCAGCCGAGGCAAGGTGACGGCAAGCGGCAGATTGATTTCGTGCTGCTTGCCATCGACTTCGGAAAAATCGACGCGTGTCAATTGAAATGTCGGGCCTTCGATCTCTTTGCGCAGCCATTCTTCGCGCTCGCGCGGCGATTGGCGCGCCAGGGCGTAGCGCACATGATCTTGCGCATTGCCGGTATAGCGCGTACGAATTTCCGCGCTAGCATCGCCATTTTCACTGAGTTTCACAGTCGCGTGGCGAATTCGTTGATTGTTGATGGACTTGCTTTGGGGCGTGCGCACGAGCTTGCCGCCTTCCGGCGTTACCAATAAGACATTCCGATCTTCATTGCCCGCGCCGATATGACCAAACGGCGCGGTCTGACTCGTGCATTCCAACCAGACGGTATCCTGTTCGAGCGGCACACAAACAATCACGTGGTTGAAGCGGCCATTGGGGAAATCCGCCGGCACGTCGGGTTGTTCTTCTCCGCTCAAAATCAAAACGGGGTGGGCCTCGACTTGTGCGGCGCGCAGCATTGCCACCATGAAATTCGAAAGCGCTTTGCAATCGCCGTAACCGCGCTCGAACACATAAGCCGGCTCGAACGGCTGCCAGCCGCCAATACCGAGCTGCACACTCACGTAGCGGGTTTTTGCCTGCAAATATTCATACAACACACGCACTCTGTCACGCGGTGTTGCAGCAGCGCTACTCAAGCGCTGCACTTCGGCATAAGCCGACGGCGGCAGCGTCATGCGTTCGCTATAGAGCTGATAATACCATTTCCCAAAGCTTGTCCACGACGACATAACCCCGGCATAGCCGGCAATTTCGAAGGCAGTGGGCGCGGCGAGAATGCGGGGGCTCCAATTGGGCGCGCTCGACTCCGGCTCCCACTTCGGCAAATTCTGCGCATGCCAGCGTAAAACGTTGCGATTGCCGGCTGCTTGAATTTGCGGCTCCTGTTGCACGCCACGCAGGTGATAACGAATCGGCATACCCGCCGGCACATCGATCTCAAAACGGCTACGCTCCACTGGTGCGCGATAAAGATACGGATACCAACTCGGCCAGAACAGCAGGCCGTGGAAAACCATCTCATACTCGAACATTACGGTGTAAGGATAGGCGTCGTAATAAAGTTCGGCAGAGCGCACGCGGCTGTCCTCGTAAAGAGAATACCCGGAAATCGCGCTTTCGTCTTTGATGTCGTTCTTTTTGAGATCGCGAATTTTGCGGCCCTCGGCATCGATCAACCAGCCGCGCAACGAGGTCAACTCGCGGAATTTGTCATAGCCGATATAAATTTTGCCGTAATCGCGGCCGCCGGGGCTTAGAATCGTATAAACCTGCCGCACGATTTGCGTCGCCTTGCCCGGGTTTTCCACCGTAAAGGTCAGGGCATCGAGGCGGGCCACAGCTTCGGCGTCTTGCGCCAGTTCGGCCGGCATGGCAGTAACGCGATACTCGCCTTCTCGATAGCCGACCTGCGCTTTGGCATTGGCAATCATTAACGCTGCGAGCACAGCAGCCAGCGCAAACAAGCTGCGAACGTGATAGTGATGTGGGAACATCATTGGGAGCTCCCGTGTTACTGCGTGACGACATTCTTGCTGCGAGTCAATACGACCTGATCGGCATGTGCCGTAACGATACGATCGTAGAAATCGCGCAGACTGCGATACTCGGCCGGCTCAAAGCGGGGTTTGCTGATGATCATCTGACTGATCATTTGCAGACGATTACCGTCGACTTGCACTTGACGCTTGAACTGGCCGCCGCCGTTCGGCAAGGTGGCCGCAGAATATTTCGGCACTTCTTGCACGTCGTACCCCTCCGGTAAAGTCAGATTCAATGTAAAAATATATTTGTGGCCGTACGCGAAGTCAACCGGGAAAAATCGTTCCGGAGATTTGAAGGGATTCTCTTCCCGCCGCCCAAAAAGCATCG is a window encoding:
- a CDS encoding DUF3857 domain-containing protein codes for the protein MMFPHHYHVRSLFALAAVLAALMIANAKAQVGYREGEYRVTAMPAELAQDAEAVARLDALTFTVENPGKATQIVRQVYTILSPGGRDYGKIYIGYDKFRELTSLRGWLIDAEGRKIRDLKKNDIKDESAISGYSLYEDSRVRSAELYYDAYPYTVMFEYEMVFHGLLFWPSWYPYLYRAPVERSRFEIDVPAGMPIRYHLRGVQQEPQIQAAGNRNVLRWHAQNLPKWEPESSAPNWSPRILAAPTAFEIAGYAGVMSSWTSFGKWYYQLYSERMTLPPSAYAEVQRLSSAAATPRDRVRVLYEYLQAKTRYVSVQLGIGGWQPFEPAYVFERGYGDCKALSNFMVAMLRAAQVEAHPVLILSGEEQPDVPADFPNGRFNHVIVCVPLEQDTVWLECTSQTAPFGHIGAGNEDRNVLLVTPEGGKLVRTPQSKSINNQRIRHATVKLSENGDASAEIRTRYTGNAQDHVRYALARQSPREREEWLRKEIEGPTFQLTRVDFSEVDGKQHEINLPLAVTLPRLAARSGARLFLRPNLMSRRKYVPPPVAQRTQPVDFAYAYLNTDSIHYELPAGFVLEAVPDSVKLETAFGSYHASATLQSGKLEYVRRLEIRRRLLPPEEYDAYRKFLSDIVKADQAQIVLVKKI